Within the Saccharomonospora amisosensis genome, the region GAGTCGTTCCAGCAGGTCGGGGCGGCGTTCGTACGTCCGCTCCAGCGCCTTGTCCCTGCGCCACCGCTCGATCAAGGCATGGTTTCCGGAGCGCAGCACCTCCGGCACCGCCAGCCCGCGCCACACCTCCGGTCGGGTGTAGCTGGGACCTTCGAGCAGCCCGTCGGAGAACGAGTCCTGCTCGGCCGACACCGGATTGCCGAGCACACCGGGCAACAACCGCACGACGGCTTCGACGATGACCAGTACCGCGGCCTCACCGCCCACCAGTACGTAGTCGCCGATGGACACTTCGTCCACCGGTATCCGGCGGGCGGCGTCGTCGATAACCCGCTGGTCGATGCCCTCGTAGCGGCCGCAGGCGAACACCAGGTGCCGCTGCTCGGCGTAGCCGCGCGCGAGCTCCTGCGTGAACGGACGGCCCGCGGGCGTCGGCACGACGAGCCTGCTGTCCGGTGTGCACACCTCGTCGAGGGCCTCGCCCCACACCTGCGGCTTCATCACCATGCCGGGACCGCCGCCGTACGGTGCGTCGTCCACCGCCCTGTGCACGTCGTAGGTCCACTCGCGCAGGTCGTGCACTCCCACCTCGATGAGCCCACGGTCGATCGCCCTGCCCAACAGCGCCGCACGCAGTGGCTGAAGGTACTCGGGAAAGATCGTGACGACGTCGATCCGCATCAGGAGTCCAGCAGCCCTTCCGGCGGATCGATCACGACCCTGCCTCCGGCGACGTCCACCTGCACCACTATCGCCGCCACGAACGGCACCAGGGCCTCACGGTCGCCGCGATCGACGGCCAGCAACTCAGCCCCAGGCGAGTGAATGACCTCGCGCACG harbors:
- the trmD gene encoding tRNA (guanosine(37)-N1)-methyltransferase TrmD, yielding MRIDVVTIFPEYLQPLRAALLGRAIDRGLIEVGVHDLREWTYDVHRAVDDAPYGGGPGMVMKPQVWGEALDEVCTPDSRLVVPTPAGRPFTQELARGYAEQRHLVFACGRYEGIDQRVIDDAARRIPVDEVSIGDYVLVGGEAAVLVIVEAVVRLLPGVLGNPVSAEQDSFSDGLLEGPSYTRPEVWRGLAVPEVLRSGNHALIERWRRDKALERTYERRPDLLERLPEGSLGSADRAVLDRLRGEPDDRASS